The following coding sequences lie in one Bremerella alba genomic window:
- a CDS encoding phytanoyl-CoA dioxygenase family protein produces MNQFAVSEDQVARFQVDGYLIVRSLFEPSEMDGLLSYARADQDLLGQSHVKTDATGGETRLTVRNDLDETSLYTAIVRSQRVAGTMQALLGDEVYHYHHKMMLKQPKTGGAWEWHQDYGYWYENGCLYPDMGSCMLAVDQATQANGCLQVLRGTHRLGRVNHVKIGQQTGADPQRVDAAVARHELVYCEMSPGDAVFFHSNLLHRSDQNVSDYPRWSLICCYNTRHNDPIITGGRHPNYAPLEIWPDQQVSKAIQAVSAAR; encoded by the coding sequence ATGAATCAGTTCGCGGTGAGCGAAGATCAGGTCGCGAGGTTTCAAGTCGACGGTTACTTGATCGTCCGAAGTCTATTCGAACCGTCGGAAATGGATGGCCTTCTGTCGTATGCCCGTGCCGATCAAGATCTGCTGGGACAGTCGCACGTCAAAACAGATGCTACCGGCGGCGAAACGCGCCTGACGGTTCGTAACGATTTGGATGAAACGTCGTTGTATACGGCCATTGTGCGAAGCCAACGCGTTGCCGGGACCATGCAGGCTCTGTTAGGAGACGAGGTCTATCATTATCACCATAAGATGATGCTCAAGCAGCCTAAGACTGGCGGGGCCTGGGAGTGGCATCAAGACTATGGGTATTGGTATGAAAACGGTTGTTTGTATCCCGACATGGGAAGCTGTATGCTGGCCGTCGATCAGGCCACCCAGGCCAACGGGTGCTTGCAAGTTCTCCGCGGTACCCATCGCCTGGGACGAGTGAACCATGTGAAGATCGGCCAGCAGACAGGCGCCGATCCACAGCGCGTCGATGCGGCGGTTGCCCGGCACGAGTTGGTGTACTGTGAAATGAGCCCTGGTGATGCCGTCTTCTTTCATAGCAACTTGCTGCATCGCTCGGATCAGAATGTTTCCGACTATCCGCGTTGGTCGCTGATCTGCTGCTACAATACGCGGCACAACGATCCGATCATTACCGGCGGTCGCCACCCCAACTACGCTCCTCTGGAAATCTGGCCAGACCAGCAGGTCTCGAAAGCAATTCAGGCCGTTTCCGCTGCCAGGTGA
- a CDS encoding DUF1592 domain-containing protein, whose product MFSLLSNITLGRPIAALLLLPAVCVNAFAAEPQPSPDVLSRTIQARCVKCHGADPDDLSGDVDLRSFTGKQSTADAHLLRQVIEAVEFGAMPPEDQPPLAETLQAQLIDQLTTRLHQAVTAQDTLPHIPMRRMNRFQYNNAVMDLFDLKCVVFSLPERMMRDHSRYFQPQTGKMPKLVSVGSRPMGKSQLIEPRLAGVAVIPQDLRAEHGFDNRGDHLTLSPLLMQEFLKLGKSITESPDFVPKKVGIWDTFFATPRKNQNAKRQARRRLETFLTQAFRRPVEPEVLDRYAGFVAHQLDAEVAFPEAMKSAAAAAISSPKFLYLYDQKSPGDLSTSIDDFELASRLSFFLWGSIPDQTLLDLAASGQLSSPEVLEQQIDRMIKDRRLKRFSDSFPTQWLQLERIISSVPDPDRFPDFYFSRYRDSMHMMLEPLLIFETVLIEDLPIRQLIDSDFTYRSHLLEEAYDALSSPDANKRVKGSQVTVLKFERVPVTDRRNGGMITNAAVMTMTSGPNRTQPISRGAWIAAVIFNNPPKPPPADVPPLDEKPKTGEEHLTLRERLALHRERADCRGCHEQIDPLGFALENYDPVGKWRVEYENGREVDVSGKLFGKHEFSNIIEFKDAILSEEQRFARAFAGHLLSFSLARELVPSDELALGAIVANAATDDFRMQALLKQVILSQPFLAKRSPAESAPPQLSQKVSP is encoded by the coding sequence ATGTTCAGCCTGTTGTCGAACATCACCCTCGGTCGACCTATCGCAGCCCTCCTGTTGCTACCGGCTGTATGTGTGAATGCGTTTGCCGCCGAACCGCAGCCAAGTCCGGATGTGCTGTCCCGCACGATTCAGGCCCGCTGCGTGAAGTGCCATGGCGCCGATCCCGACGACCTTTCCGGCGACGTCGATTTGCGATCGTTCACTGGTAAGCAGTCCACGGCGGATGCCCATTTGCTACGGCAGGTGATTGAAGCGGTCGAATTTGGTGCCATGCCGCCGGAGGATCAGCCGCCACTGGCAGAGACTTTACAAGCTCAGCTGATCGACCAGTTGACCACTCGGCTGCACCAGGCAGTGACTGCCCAAGATACACTCCCGCATATTCCGATGCGGCGGATGAACCGATTTCAGTACAACAACGCCGTGATGGACTTGTTCGACCTGAAATGCGTGGTCTTCTCGTTGCCTGAACGCATGATGCGTGACCACAGCCGTTACTTTCAACCGCAAACCGGCAAGATGCCAAAACTTGTCTCGGTTGGTAGTCGCCCTATGGGCAAGTCGCAATTGATCGAACCTCGCCTGGCAGGCGTCGCCGTCATTCCGCAAGACCTAAGAGCCGAACATGGCTTCGACAACCGCGGAGACCACCTCACGCTTTCCCCGTTGCTCATGCAAGAGTTCCTCAAGCTTGGCAAGTCGATCACCGAGAGCCCCGACTTTGTTCCCAAGAAGGTCGGCATCTGGGACACCTTCTTCGCGACACCTCGTAAAAACCAGAACGCCAAGAGGCAAGCAAGACGACGCCTGGAAACGTTTCTGACCCAGGCCTTTCGGCGACCGGTCGAGCCAGAAGTGCTGGACCGCTATGCCGGCTTCGTTGCACATCAACTAGACGCGGAAGTCGCATTCCCCGAGGCCATGAAGTCGGCAGCCGCAGCAGCCATTTCCTCCCCCAAGTTTTTGTATCTTTACGACCAGAAGAGTCCGGGGGACCTATCAACCTCGATTGACGACTTTGAACTCGCGTCTCGGCTCTCGTTCTTTTTGTGGGGAAGTATTCCCGACCAAACCTTGCTCGATCTGGCGGCTAGTGGACAGCTCAGTTCGCCGGAAGTGCTTGAGCAGCAGATCGACCGCATGATCAAAGACCGCCGACTCAAGCGGTTCAGCGATAGCTTTCCCACCCAATGGCTTCAACTGGAACGGATCATTTCGTCGGTCCCCGATCCCGATCGTTTTCCCGACTTTTACTTTTCCCGATACCGCGACAGCATGCATATGATGCTGGAGCCACTGTTAATTTTCGAGACGGTCTTGATCGAGGACTTACCGATACGTCAACTGATTGACTCGGATTTCACCTACCGCTCGCACCTTCTGGAAGAAGCCTACGACGCGCTTTCTTCGCCTGATGCTAACAAGCGAGTCAAAGGGTCCCAAGTTACCGTTTTGAAATTTGAACGCGTGCCGGTCACCGATCGCCGCAACGGCGGCATGATCACCAACGCGGCCGTCATGACCATGACCTCAGGCCCCAACCGCACGCAGCCGATCTCGCGCGGCGCGTGGATCGCCGCCGTGATCTTCAACAACCCACCTAAGCCGCCACCGGCCGATGTGCCACCCCTGGATGAAAAGCCTAAAACGGGCGAAGAACATCTGACCTTGCGAGAACGCCTGGCACTACATCGCGAGCGAGCCGATTGCCGCGGCTGTCACGAACAGATCGACCCGCTAGGCTTTGCGCTAGAAAATTACGACCCGGTCGGCAAATGGCGAGTCGAGTACGAGAATGGCCGCGAGGTCGATGTTTCTGGCAAGCTGTTTGGCAAACACGAATTCTCGAACATCATTGAATTCAAAGACGCGATCCTTAGCGAAGAGCAGCGTTTTGCTCGAGCGTTTGCAGGGCATTTGCTTTCGTTCTCGTTGGCCCGCGAACTGGTCCCCTCGGACGAGCTTGCCCTGGGCGCGATTGTCGCCAACGCGGCTACGGACGACTTTCGGATGCAAGCTTTGCTGAAACAAGTTATTCTCAGCCAACCGTTTCTCGCGAAACGAAGTCCAGCCGAATCGGCCCCTCCGCAGCTATCTCAAAAGGTGAGCCCATGA
- a CDS encoding DUF1552 domain-containing protein — protein MTSQLNRRRFLRGVGGSMLALPWLASVSKAAAPKATAQRMAHFYVPIGVVRRGFFPGEENGVIPVGNMGARMSSLDKQDPKFRQKPLENLTPTLQPLEGIKGKVNLITGMDRTFQQGTDVHAQCASCYMSSAKPYTIEGTAWPLDRTLDHLVADQIGTSTPFRTLEFSCNSHRDNKESIYFDNISWYGTGHLAPSIRDPRKMYRRLFSTQDTDRLRDVTDLVLEDANSLRKQLGYDDRHKFAEYFDSIRAIELQMDRLEAMKSELAKVDLEEPPEAYLPRGEYIRLMGDLMVAALQSGLTNVTTFMVGPERWDTPFMFESLFDKPRSHHQMSHNQSKMIDDLLKVDEFHMQQFAYLASKMDGIVEADGTTLLDNTLFTYGSGLGDGSTHQYNDLPIVVAGGGKKVRTGQHINMPEGTPLANLWLTQAQAMGLSIDEFADSNGTIDAIRA, from the coding sequence ATGACGAGCCAGCTTAACCGTCGACGTTTTCTCCGCGGGGTCGGTGGCTCGATGCTCGCCTTGCCTTGGCTGGCAAGTGTCAGCAAGGCCGCGGCACCCAAGGCCACAGCGCAGCGGATGGCGCACTTTTACGTGCCGATTGGGGTCGTACGACGGGGGTTCTTTCCCGGCGAAGAAAACGGCGTGATTCCCGTAGGAAATATGGGAGCCCGCATGAGTTCGCTCGACAAGCAGGACCCCAAGTTCCGCCAAAAACCGCTCGAGAATCTCACGCCAACCCTGCAGCCGCTGGAAGGCATCAAAGGGAAGGTCAACCTTATCACCGGAATGGACCGCACCTTCCAGCAAGGCACCGACGTTCATGCGCAGTGTGCGTCGTGTTATATGAGTAGCGCGAAGCCGTACACTATTGAAGGAACCGCGTGGCCGTTGGACCGTACGCTCGATCACTTGGTCGCCGATCAAATTGGCACTAGCACGCCTTTCCGTACGTTGGAGTTCAGCTGCAATAGTCATCGCGACAATAAGGAGTCGATCTATTTCGACAACATCTCGTGGTACGGCACCGGGCACCTGGCACCATCCATTCGCGACCCACGCAAGATGTATCGTCGGCTGTTCTCGACGCAAGACACCGACCGTTTGCGAGACGTAACCGACCTGGTGTTGGAAGACGCCAACAGCTTGCGGAAACAACTGGGCTATGACGACCGTCACAAGTTTGCCGAGTATTTCGATTCGATCCGAGCAATCGAACTGCAAATGGATCGACTCGAAGCGATGAAAAGCGAACTGGCCAAGGTCGATCTAGAGGAGCCTCCGGAGGCCTATCTTCCGCGCGGTGAGTACATTCGCCTGATGGGAGACTTGATGGTAGCGGCCTTGCAATCTGGCCTGACGAACGTGACGACCTTTATGGTCGGTCCCGAGCGGTGGGACACGCCGTTCATGTTCGAGAGCCTGTTCGATAAACCGCGGAGCCATCATCAGATGTCTCACAATCAATCCAAAATGATCGACGACCTGTTGAAAGTCGACGAGTTTCACATGCAGCAGTTCGCCTACCTGGCCAGCAAAATGGACGGCATAGTCGAAGCCGACGGAACCACTCTGCTGGATAATACGCTATTCACTTACGGCAGTGGACTGGGTGACGGATCAACGCATCAATACAACGACTTGCCGATTGTTGTGGCCGGTGGTGGCAAAAAAGTCCGTACAGGTCAGCATATCAATATGCCTGAGGGAACACCGCTGGCAAACCTTTGGCTAACCCAGGCTCAGGCAATGGGGCTATCGATCGACGAGTTCGCCGACAGCAACGGCACAATCGATGCGATTCGAGCGTAG
- a CDS encoding Gfo/Idh/MocA family protein, protein MTRIALLGTGLIGRFYAQSLHGRRSRDRIHVVYSRSWDRAAAFAEEFGIPHDTSDWRAAISNPDIDAVVIGLPNHLHREVVLAIAAAGKAILCTKPLGINATEALQMLQAVEEAGVYHAYLEDLVYTPKTLKALKSVQAGAIGDVLWVRSREAHSGPHSDWFWNKDLSGGGAIIDLGCHCIEIARNFIGKQIRPVEVMCWADTQMHPVDVEDHAIGMVRYESGAIGQFETSWIFRGGMDLRDEVGGSEGTIWLNHWLRTGMEMFSSSTQSGYIAEKAETDTGWLFPVGNEGAALGYDDMFADVLGQMESGGRPQEDFYDGYVVNAIIDAAYQSVKTRQWAPVELPLWRGETGNERAGKSCSFDDEHDLIKKEKMPDGATKLILRHKQSGELSQRIVSA, encoded by the coding sequence ATGACACGCATTGCTTTGCTTGGTACGGGGCTAATCGGCCGTTTCTATGCCCAATCGCTACACGGGCGGCGTTCGCGAGATCGAATTCATGTGGTCTATTCGCGGAGCTGGGATCGTGCGGCCGCATTTGCCGAGGAGTTCGGAATTCCTCACGACACGTCCGACTGGCGCGCCGCGATCTCCAACCCGGACATCGATGCGGTCGTTATTGGTTTGCCCAATCACCTGCACCGAGAGGTGGTGCTGGCCATAGCCGCTGCCGGCAAAGCGATTTTGTGTACCAAGCCGCTGGGGATCAACGCGACCGAGGCGCTGCAAATGCTGCAAGCGGTGGAGGAAGCGGGCGTCTACCATGCTTATCTGGAAGATCTCGTTTACACACCCAAGACGCTCAAGGCGTTGAAGTCGGTCCAGGCCGGTGCGATTGGTGATGTGCTGTGGGTTCGCTCGCGCGAGGCGCACTCGGGGCCGCATAGCGATTGGTTTTGGAACAAGGATCTTTCCGGAGGCGGGGCGATTATCGACCTGGGGTGTCATTGCATCGAGATTGCCCGCAACTTCATTGGCAAACAGATTCGCCCGGTCGAAGTGATGTGCTGGGCGGATACGCAGATGCATCCGGTCGATGTCGAGGATCATGCGATTGGGATGGTTCGCTACGAAAGCGGCGCGATCGGGCAATTTGAGACGAGTTGGATCTTCCGCGGCGGCATGGATCTGCGTGACGAGGTCGGCGGTAGCGAGGGAACCATCTGGCTCAACCATTGGTTACGAACCGGAATGGAGATGTTCTCGTCGTCGACGCAGTCTGGCTATATTGCCGAGAAAGCCGAGACTGACACCGGGTGGCTGTTTCCCGTGGGCAACGAAGGGGCCGCGTTGGGCTACGACGACATGTTCGCCGATGTGCTCGGCCAGATGGAATCAGGCGGAAGGCCTCAGGAAGATTTCTACGATGGTTATGTGGTCAACGCAATTATCGACGCCGCTTATCAATCGGTTAAAACGCGGCAGTGGGCCCCGGTCGAACTGCCACTCTGGCGAGGCGAGACTGGCAACGAGCGGGCGGGAAAATCGTGTTCGTTCGACGACGAGCACGACCTGATCAAAAAGGAAAAGATGCCAGACGGAGCGACGAAACTCATTCTGCGGCATAAACAAAGTGGCGAGCTGAGTCAGCGGATTGTTTCAGCATAA